The genome window CGAAGAGATCGCCGCCGCCTACACCGATCGACGGTGATCCCACTCGTGACGATTTTCACAACGGTCATCCGTGGGCTCGCGGCCCTCTATCCCTACGAGGTGGAGGCTACCAGAAATCTCGTCGACTCGGTCCGGTTCATCGATGCCCCCTACGACGCCGAGACCGTCGTTCGTGCTGGCTACGGCGCAGGGTTGATCGGCGCCGCTGTGCCGGTCCCGCTGCTCCTGTTCGAGATTTCGGTCGTCTTCGTCGGGGTGTTCGTCCTGACAGTGTCGCTCGGAGCGATCCATGCTGTCCATACCTGGCCGCACCTCCAGGCTGCGTTTCGCCGAACCGAGGCACTGGGCGATACGCCCACTCTCATCGGCCGAGCAGTGTTGCGAATGCAAATACAGCCTTCGCTCGAGAACGCCATCCGATTCGCGTCCAAGACCGGCCAGGGGCCGCTGGCGAGTAGTCTCAGTGGACACGCCAATCGTGCGAAAGGGACGCCACACGCCGGCTTGTTGACGTTCGCCGAAGAGTGGGCCGAACACTTTCCTGCCCTCCGGCGATCCTCGACACTACTTGCGACCGCACAGGACGCGCCGAAGGCCGAACGCGCCCGGACGCTCGATCGCGCACTGATAGCCATCCTCGACGGCACTCGCAGCCAGATGGCGGAGTTCACGGCCGCGATTAGAGCGCCGACGACGATGCTGTTCGCGTTCGGAATCTTGCTTCCGATGGCGCTCATTGCGATCGTCCCCGTCGCACCGATGGCGGGCGTCACCCTCAACATCTGGATATTCGTGCTCCTGTACAACGTGGTGTTGCCGGCAGTGCTGGTCGTCGCCTCGCTGTGGCTGCTCGTTCGCCGCCCGGTCGCGTTCCCACCACCGAAGATCGACCGTGCCCATCCCGAGTTGCCCGACCGGCTCTGGCTGCGGGCCGGCTGGGGCTTGCTCGCGGGAGCCGTCACGTTCGTTTCGGTTACGACGGTCGGGCCAGCGTACCTCGCCGAA of Natrarchaeobaculum sulfurireducens contains these proteins:
- a CDS encoding secretion system protein, with the protein product MTIFTTVIRGLAALYPYEVEATRNLVDSVRFIDAPYDAETVVRAGYGAGLIGAAVPVPLLLFEISVVFVGVFVLTVSLGAIHAVHTWPHLQAAFRRTEALGDTPTLIGRAVLRMQIQPSLENAIRFASKTGQGPLASSLSGHANRAKGTPHAGLLTFAEEWAEHFPALRRSSTLLATAQDAPKAERARTLDRALIAILDGTRSQMAEFTAAIRAPTTMLFAFGILLPMALIAIVPVAPMAGVTLNIWIFVLLYNVVLPAVLVVASLWLLVRRPVAFPPPKIDRAHPELPDRLWLRAGWGLLAGAVTFVSVTTVGPAYLAEIVAFGVGIGVALLAVYSPILELRHSVRDVEEHLTDALYIVGRQVAEGESVESAIELAADRVPAETGAVFAHAAGVQRRLHTSIEEAFLGTYGALRDVPSQRARSMAALLAIAGEEGKPAGRAIVSMADHLEELEAVEAETKRALLEVTSTLDNTAAYFGPMIGGATVGMADMLSADDFATFEGFGDAATLPIEQLGVVVAIYLVMLALILTPLSYALRYGMDRTLFGYHIGRTLTSSMLLFVLTVSLIDVVLLEPV